The Streptomyces laurentii region GAAGCGCGAGGTGGCCACCCGGTCGCGGGAGGTCTGGACGGCCGCCGACAGGATGTTGACGTGCTGGTCGGACAGGACGCGGGTGACGTCCGACAGGAGCCGGGACCGGTCCAGGGCCTCGACCTGGATGGCGACCAGGAAGACCGAGGACTGGGTGGGCGCCCACTCGACCTCCAGAATCCGCTCGGGCTCCCGGGACAGCGAGTCCACGTTGACGCAGTCGCTGCGGTGCACGGAGACGCCGCTGCCGCGGGTGACGAAGCCGATGATCGGGTCGCCCGGCACCGGGGTGCAGCAGCGGGCCAGCTTCACCCACACGTCGTCGACGCCCTTGACCACGACGCCCGGGTCGGCGCTGGAGCGCCGCTTGGCGCGGCCGCGGGCGGGCGGGACGGTCTCGGCGATGTCCTCGGTCGCGGCCTCCTCGCCGCCGAGGGCCTGGACCAGCTTCTGGACGATGGACTGGGCCGTGACATGGCCCTCGCCGATCGCCGCGTACAGCGAGGAGATGTCGCTGTAGCGCAGCTCGTGGGCGAGGGTGACCAGCGAGTCGCCGGTGAGGATGCGCTGGATCGGCAGGTTCTGCTTGCGCATGGCCCGCGCGATGGCGTCCTTGCCCTGCTCGATGGCCTCGTCGCGGCGCTCCTTGGAGAACCAGGCGCGGATCTTGTTGCGGGCGCGCGGCGACTTGACGAAGCCGAGCCAGTCCCGGGACGGTCCGGCGCCGGCCGCCTTGGAGGTGAAGACCTCGACCAGGTCGCCGTTGTCGAGGGTGGACTCCAGCGGCACGAGCCGGCCGTTGACGCGGGCGCCTATCGTGCGGTGGCCGACCTCGGTATGGACGGCGTACGCGAAGTCGACCGGGGTGGCGCCCGCGGGCAGCGCTATGACGTCGCCCTTCGGGGTGAAGACGAACACCTCGTTGCGGGACAGGTCGAAGCGCAGCGACTCCAGGAACTCCGAGGGGTCCTCGGTCTCCTTCTGCCAGTCCAGCAGCTGGCGCAACCACGCCATGTCGTTGACGTGATCGTCCTTGCCGGCCTTCTTCGGCACGTCGGTGCGCACCTTGGAGGCGCCGGCGACGGCCTCCTGCTTGTACTTCCAGTGCGCGGCGATGCCGTACTCGGCGCGGCGGTGCATGTCGAACGTACGGATCTGGAGTTCGACCGGCTTGCCGCTGGGTCCGATGACCGTCGTGTGCAGCGACTGGTACATGTTGAACTTCGGCATCGCGATGTAGTCCTTGAACCGGCCGGGGACCGGGTTCCAGCGCGCGTGGACGGTGCCGAGGGCCGCGTAGCAGTCGCGGACGGTGTCCACGAGGACACGGATGCCGACCAGGTCGTAGATCTCCGCGAAGTCCCGGCCGCGGACGATCATCTTCTGGTAGACGCTGTAGTAGTGCTTGGGGCGGCCGGTGACGGTGGCCTTGATCCGGGCGGCCCGCAGGTCGGCCTGCACCTCGTCGGTCACGACGGCCAGGTACTCGTCGCGCTTGGGGGCGCGCTCGGCGACGAGGCGGACGATCTCGTCGTACATCTTGGGGTAGAGGATCGCGAAGGCGAGGTCCTCCAGCTCCCACTTGATGGTGTTCATGCCCAGCCGGTGCGCCAGCGGGGCGTAGATCTCGAGGGTCTCGCGGGCCTTCTTCTCCTGCTTCTCCCTCTTGAGGTAGCGCATGGTGCGCATGTTGTGCAGGCGGTCGGCGAGCTTGATGACCAGGACCCGGGGGTCCTTGGCCATGGCGACGACCATCTTGCGGACGGTCTCGGCCTGCGCGGCCTCGCCGAACTTGACCTTGTCGAGCTTGGTGACGCCGTCGACGAGCAGGGCGACCTGGTCGCCGAAGTCGCGGCGCAGGTCGTCCAGGCCGTACTCGGTGTCCTCGACGGTGTCGTGCAGGAGCCCCGCCATCAGGGTCGCCGGGTCCATGCCCAGCTCCGCGAGGATGGTGGTGACGGCGAGCGGGTGGGTGATGTACGGGTCACCGCTCTTGCGCTTCTGGCCGCGGTGCCAGCGCTCGGCGACCTGGTAGGCGCGCTCGATCTGGCGCAGCGTCGCCGTCTCGATCTTCGGGTCGTTGGAGCGGACGATCCGCAGCAGCGGTTCGAGGACCGGGTTGTACGGGGAGGAGCGCTGGACACCCAGGCGGGCGAGGCGGGCGCGGACGCGGCTGGAGGAGCCGCCCGAGCGGCCCGGAGTGTGCGCCGGGCGGGCGGGCTCGGTGCGGGCCGGTTCGGTCCTGGCGGGCGTCGCCGACGCGGGCCGGGCGGCGGAGGCGGGCGCGGGTGCCGCGGATCGGGGCCGGTTCTCCGCAGGCTCGTTCCGTGGCGCGGCAGCCCCCGGCGCGGCCTGCTGGGCCTGCGGGTCGGGCTGCTCGGCGGAGAATGACTGGGCCTCGTCTGGCAACGGCGCTCCTCTGAGGGTCCCCCGGACGGAGTCTGGGGGAGGTTCCGGATCCCCGGTCTGGCCCGGAAAGGCCATCGTATCGACCTGGGAGACGCGGTGCTCGCGTGGCCGGGGCGGGCCCGGAGCGGGACGGGCGGCGACCGCCCGCCGCGGCGCCCTGGGCGGCCGTCCACAGTCGTCCGATGTCGTCCGGCGTCGTCCGGCGTCGTCCGGCGTCGTCCGGCGTCGTCCGGGGACCCTGGCGGGTCTGTGGGGAAAACGACGGGGGCGGCCCGGGGAATTCCCCGGGCCGCCCCTTTCGTCCTGCGGGCCGCTCGTCAGACGGTGATCAGCGCCGTGAGCGGAGCGCCGCCGAGGGCGGACTCCAGGCGGGCCCGGCCGGGCAGGAAGCCCAGCTCCATGAGGACGGCGACGCCGGCGACCTCGGCCCCGGCACGCCGGATGAGCTCGATGGACGCCTCGGCGGTGCCGCCGGTGGCGAGGACGTCGTCGATGACCATGACGCGGTCGCCCGCGGCCAGGTCCTCGGCGTGCACCTCGATCTCGGCGGTGCCGTACTCCAGCTCGTAGGCCTGGCTCAGGGTTGCCCCGGGCAGCTTCCCGGCCTTGCGGACCGGAATGAAGCCCAGACCGGCGCGGACGGCGACGGGGGCGGCCAGGATGAAGCCGCGGGCCTCCAGGCCGACGATCTTCGTGGCCCCGGCCACGGCGCACAGCCCGGCGAGGGTGTCCGTGAGGATGGTGAACGCCTCCGGGTCCGCGAGCAGCGGGGTGATGTCCTTGAACATCACACCCGGCTTCGGATAGTCGGGGACGTCCCTGATCCGGCTGAGGAGCAGGTCGCTGGTGCTCTGGGTCTCGGTGCTCATCCGCGGCGCTCCGAGGACCGGCCGCGGCGCGAACGCTGGCCGACGACGGCGGGCTCGGCCGCCATGTCGTCGTACGCGCCGTCCACGTCCTGCTCGTCGCCCCGGGTGGCCGCGGCGGACCGCTTGGCCAGGACGCGCTTCCTCAGGGCCCGCATGGCCGGCTCGCGCTCCTTGAGGTCGGCGACGAGCGGCGTGGCGATGAAGATCGAGGAGTACGCTCCGGCGGCGAGGCCGACGAACAGCGACAGCGAGATGTCGTTCAGCATGCCGGCGCCGAGGACGCCGCCACCGATGAAGAGCAGGCCGGCGACCGGGAGCAGGGCCACCACCGTGGTGTTGATCGAACGGACCAGGGTGCCGTTGATCGAGCGGTTGGCGATATCGCTGTAGGTCCAGCGGGTCTGCTTGGTGATGCCCTTCGTCTGCTCCTTGAGGGAGTCGAAGACGACGACGGTGTCGTAGAGCGAGTAACCGAGGATCGTCAGCAGACCGATGACCGTACCGACCGTGACCTCGAAGCCGACCAACGAGTAGATGCCGACCGTGATCGTGAGGTCGTGGATGAGCGCGACGAGCGCCGCGACGGCCATCCGCCATTCGAACGCGATGGCGAGGTAGATCACCACGAGGATCATGAAGACCCCGAGGCCGGTCCAGGCCTTGTTGGCGATCTGCTCACCCCAGCTGGGGCCGACCAGCTCGGCCGCGATCTTCGGCTCCTCGACCTTGAGGTCCTCGGCCAGCTGCGCGCGCACCTGGTCGGACTTGCCGGTGTCGAGGCCGCCGACCTGGATGCGCAGCGAGCCGTTGCCGAGCTTCTGGACGATGGCGTCGTGACCGGACGCCTCCTCCGCGTACTCGGTGGCCTGCTCGACCGAGACGGCGGTCTTCGGGGTGGTGAAGACAGCACCGCCCTGGAACTCGATGCCCATGTTCAGCCCGCGCACCGCGAGGGCGACGATCGCCGTGATGGTGATCAGGATCGACAGGCCGTACCAGATCCTGCGGTTGCCGATGAAGTCGTAGCCGACCTCACCTCGGTGGAGCCGGGCGCCGAGATCTCCGAGCTTCGACATCTCACGCCTCCTTCGGTTCGACAGTGCCGGCGGCAGGGGCGGACGTACGGCGGGTGCGGCGCAGCGGCGGCTTGGCGCCGAGGCTCTTCGGGTCGAGGCCGGACAGCTTGTGGCCGTTGCCGAAGAACTTCGTACGGGCCAGCAGCGTCATCACCGGCTTGGTGAAGAGGAAGACCACGACGATGTCGAGGAGGGTGGTCAGGCCGAGCGTGAACGCGAAGCCCTGGACCTTGCCGACGGTGACGATGAACAGCACCGCGGCGGCGAGGAACGACACGAA contains the following coding sequences:
- a CDS encoding GTP pyrophosphokinase ((p)ppGpp synthetase, RelA/SpoT family; TIGR00691;~ACT domain found C-terminal of the RelA/SpoT domains; cd04876;~GTP pyrophosphokinase [Amycolatopsis mediterranei U32];~Metal dependent phosphohydrolases with conserved 'HD' motif; cl00076;~NTP binding site [chemical binding];~Nucleotidyltransferase (NT) domain of RelA- and SpoT-like ppGpp synthetases and hydrolases; cd05399;~TGS_RelA_SpoT: The RelA (SpoT) protein, also referred to as ppGpp hydrolase/synthetase, is a ribosome-associated protein that is activated during amino acid starvation and thought to mediate the stringent response. RelA contains a TGS domain, named after...; cd01668;~identified by MetaGeneAnnotator; putative;~metal binding site [ion binding];~synthetase active site [active]), which gives rise to MPDEAQSFSAEQPDPQAQQAAPGAAAPRNEPAENRPRSAAPAPASAARPASATPARTEPARTEPARPAHTPGRSGGSSSRVRARLARLGVQRSSPYNPVLEPLLRIVRSNDPKIETATLRQIERAYQVAERWHRGQKRKSGDPYITHPLAVTTILAELGMDPATLMAGLLHDTVEDTEYGLDDLRRDFGDQVALLVDGVTKLDKVKFGEAAQAETVRKMVVAMAKDPRVLVIKLADRLHNMRTMRYLKREKQEKKARETLEIYAPLAHRLGMNTIKWELEDLAFAILYPKMYDEIVRLVAERAPKRDEYLAVVTDEVQADLRAARIKATVTGRPKHYYSVYQKMIVRGRDFAEIYDLVGIRVLVDTVRDCYAALGTVHARWNPVPGRFKDYIAMPKFNMYQSLHTTVIGPSGKPVELQIRTFDMHRRAEYGIAAHWKYKQEAVAGASKVRTDVPKKAGKDDHVNDMAWLRQLLDWQKETEDPSEFLESLRFDLSRNEVFVFTPKGDVIALPAGATPVDFAYAVHTEVGHRTIGARVNGRLVPLESTLDNGDLVEVFTSKAAGAGPSRDWLGFVKSPRARNKIRAWFSKERRDEAIEQGKDAIARAMRKQNLPIQRILTGDSLVTLAHELRYSDISSLYAAIGEGHVTAQSIVQKLVQALGGEEAATEDIAETVPPARGRAKRRSSADPGVVVKGVDDVWVKLARCCTPVPGDPIIGFVTRGSGVSVHRSDCVNVDSLSREPERILEVEWAPTQSSVFLVAIQVEALDRSRLLSDVTRVLSDQHVNILSAAVQTSRDRVATSRFTFEMGDPKHLGHVLKAVRSVEGVYDVYRVTSARRP
- a CDS encoding adenine phosphoribosyltransferase (Phosphoribosyl transferase (PRT)-type I domain; cd06223;~adenine phosphoribosyltransferase [Streptomyces clavuligerus ATCC27064];~identified by MetaGeneAnnotator; putative); translated protein: MSTETQSTSDLLLSRIRDVPDYPKPGVMFKDITPLLADPEAFTILTDTLAGLCAVAGATKIVGLEARGFILAAPVAVRAGLGFIPVRKAGKLPGATLSQAYELEYGTAEIEVHAEDLAAGDRVMVIDDVLATGGTAEASIELIRRAGAEVAGVAVLMELGFLPGRARLESALGGAPLTALITV
- a CDS encoding protein-export membrane protein secF (Protein export membrane protein; pfam02355;~Protein-export membrane protein SecF [Streptomyces venezuelae ATCC10712];~identified by MetaGeneAnnotator; putative;~preprotein translocase subunit SecF; Reviewed; PRK13022), translated to MSKLGDLGARLHRGEVGYDFIGNRRIWYGLSILITITAIVALAVRGLNMGIEFQGGAVFTTPKTAVSVEQATEYAEEASGHDAIVQKLGNGSLRIQVGGLDTGKSDQVRAQLAEDLKVEEPKIAAELVGPSWGEQIANKAWTGLGVFMILVVIYLAIAFEWRMAVAALVALIHDLTITVGIYSLVGFEVTVGTVIGLLTILGYSLYDTVVVFDSLKEQTKGITKQTRWTYSDIANRSINGTLVRSINTTVVALLPVAGLLFIGGGVLGAGMLNDISLSLFVGLAAGAYSSIFIATPLVADLKEREPAMRALRKRVLAKRSAAATRGDEQDVDGAYDDMAAEPAVVGQRSRRGRSSERRG